A stretch of Gemmobacter fulvus DNA encodes these proteins:
- a CDS encoding pseudoazurin: MLRILLFTLATLFAIPAQAELHEVEMLNRNAQGPMPYAPDFLRIAPGDTVRFVPTAKGHNAATIDSMLPEGATPFKSRLGEVFEITLTAPGIYGIKCSPHFAMGMVMLIAVGDAPLPPTLPQDLPPRARQRFDEILARIPAP, encoded by the coding sequence ATGTTGCGTATCCTGTTGTTCACCCTTGCCACCCTCTTTGCCATTCCGGCACAGGCCGAGCTGCATGAGGTGGAAATGCTCAACCGCAATGCGCAGGGGCCGATGCCCTATGCGCCGGATTTCCTGCGCATTGCCCCCGGCGATACCGTGCGCTTTGTGCCGACGGCCAAGGGCCACAATGCCGCGACCATCGACAGCATGCTGCCCGAGGGTGCCACGCCGTTCAAAAGCCGTCTGGGCGAGGTGTTCGAGATCACGCTGACCGCGCCGGGGATCTACGGCATCAAATGCAGCCCGCATTTTGCCATGGGCATGGTGATGCTGATCGCGGTGGGCGATGCGCCCTTGCCGCCCACCCTGCCGCAGGATCTGCCGCCCCGCGCGCGGCAGCGCTTTGACGAGATTCTGGCCAGGATCCCTGCGCCATGA
- a CDS encoding sigma-70 family RNA polymerase sigma factor: MPARLPCTQATTPTKAATHQTPAPRPAPIQDNVLAELMRNHRVLLCEAIRILGSRDRAEDVLQDAALRCLTSGAPDTAKEPRHYARRMVRNLALDHLRRDKKAAAHAGDETLIPACPAQDPEQRLAGKQALHLLAGALCAMPDRSRELFLRHRLRDAPQKQLATDFGLSPARVNTLIAEAHQRAVCATEAARGG, from the coding sequence ATGCCCGCTCGTCTGCCCTGCACCCAGGCTACAACCCCGACGAAAGCTGCCACCCACCAGACGCCCGCGCCGCGTCCGGCGCCGATTCAGGACAATGTGCTGGCCGAACTCATGCGCAACCATCGGGTGCTGCTGTGCGAGGCGATCCGTATTCTGGGCTCGCGTGACCGGGCCGAGGATGTGTTGCAGGATGCGGCGCTGCGCTGCCTGACCAGTGGCGCGCCCGATACCGCCAAGGAGCCGCGCCACTATGCGCGCCGCATGGTGCGCAACCTCGCGCTGGATCATCTGCGGCGCGACAAGAAAGCCGCGGCACATGCCGGGGATGAAACCCTGATCCCGGCCTGCCCGGCGCAGGATCCCGAACAGCGGCTTGCGGGCAAACAGGCGCTGCATCTGCTGGCCGGGGCGCTCTGCGCGATGCCGGACCGCAGCCGTGAGCTGTTCTTGCGCCACCGCCTGCGGGATGCGCCGCAAAAACAGCTGGCCACAGATTTCGGCCTGTCGCCCGCGCGGGTGAACACGCTGATTGCCGAGGCGCATCAGCGCGCCGTTTGTGCCACCGAAGCCGCGCGGGGCGGCTGA
- a CDS encoding class I SAM-dependent methyltransferase: MTANHQLRDEIREYWSRRSETFDLAFGHRIAPGVEADTWAQPMRDHLGPTPLRVLELACGTGEVTRLVHDLGHDVTALDFSEAMLAVARAKHAGKPRLRFLLADAGQTMEPSASYDAILCRHLVWTLTEPETAFADWFRLLRPGGRLLVYDGNWAHPSRHGRWAARALALWDRLSPDPNYDGALGPRHAAIMRQLPFAEGLTAARLTPMLTEAGFVQVTTHSHSAIARAQRRVNGLRNRLRTRVYDRFILTARKP; the protein is encoded by the coding sequence ATGACCGCCAATCACCAGTTGCGTGACGAGATCCGCGAATATTGGTCGCGCCGGTCGGAAACCTTTGATCTGGCCTTTGGCCACCGCATCGCACCGGGGGTGGAGGCCGATACCTGGGCACAGCCGATGCGCGACCATCTGGGCCCCACCCCGCTGCGCGTGCTGGAGCTGGCCTGCGGCACCGGCGAGGTGACGCGGCTGGTGCATGATCTGGGCCATGATGTGACGGCACTGGACTTCTCGGAGGCGATGCTGGCGGTGGCGCGGGCGAAACATGCGGGCAAACCGCGCCTGCGCTTTCTGCTGGCCGATGCCGGGCAGACGATGGAACCTTCGGCCAGCTATGACGCGATCCTGTGCCGCCATCTGGTCTGGACCTTGACCGAGCCCGAAACCGCCTTTGCCGATTGGTTCCGGCTGTTGCGCCCCGGCGGGCGGCTGCTGGTCTATGATGGCAATTGGGCACACCCATCCCGCCATGGCCGATGGGCCGCCCGGGCGCTGGCCCTGTGGGACCGGTTGTCGCCGGACCCCAATTATGACGGGGCGCTGGGGCCGCGCCATGCCGCCATCATGCGGCAACTGCCCTTTGCCGAGGGGCTCACCGCCGCCCGGCTGACCCCGATGCTGACCGAAGCCGGGTTTGTGCAGGTAACGACCCATTCGCACAGCGCCATTGCCCGCGCGCAACGGCGGGTCAACGGGCTGCGCAACCGGCTGCGCACGCGGGTCTATGACCGCTTCATCCTGACGGCGCGCAAACCCTGA
- a CDS encoding FecCD family ABC transporter permease, with translation MSLAAASLGTSRRRIGTGGLALLGLAAAILAGVMIGETPMPPVVVLQTLANKLFGAGYVLDPVDEGIIWNYRLTRAITAASCGAGLALSGAVLQALLRNALADPYILGISAGASTGAVAVTIAGLGAGMLSLSFGAFLGALLAFGLVAALARAAGGGVGASGAAQIVLAGIAGSQLFNALTAFIIAKSANADQARGIMFWLMGNLSGVRWPDVWLAVPIALIGWIICRFHARALDAFAFGADAAAALGVPVRRVQLVLIAAAALVTAVMVSMVGSIGFVGLVIPHAARFLVGPCHGRLLPASALMGAVFLIVADVVSRTIIPGQVLPIGVITALAGAPAFALILIRGGRRP, from the coding sequence ATGAGCCTCGCCGCTGCAAGCCTTGGCACCTCGCGCCGCCGGATCGGCACCGGCGGTCTGGCCTTGCTGGGGCTTGCAGCGGCCATTCTGGCAGGCGTGATGATCGGCGAAACCCCGATGCCGCCCGTGGTGGTGCTTCAGACCCTCGCCAACAAGCTGTTCGGGGCGGGTTATGTGCTGGATCCGGTGGATGAGGGCATCATCTGGAACTACCGGCTGACCCGCGCCATCACGGCGGCCTCTTGCGGGGCGGGTCTGGCGCTGTCGGGGGCGGTGTTGCAGGCGTTGCTGCGCAATGCGCTGGCCGATCCCTATATCCTTGGCATTTCTGCCGGGGCCTCGACCGGGGCTGTTGCCGTGACCATCGCGGGTCTGGGGGCGGGCATGTTGTCGCTGTCCTTCGGCGCGTTTCTCGGGGCGCTGCTGGCCTTTGGGCTGGTGGCCGCACTGGCCCGGGCCGCAGGTGGCGGCGTGGGCGCATCGGGGGCGGCGCAGATCGTGCTGGCGGGCATCGCCGGATCGCAGCTGTTCAACGCCCTCACCGCCTTCATCATCGCCAAATCGGCCAATGCCGATCAGGCGCGCGGCATCATGTTCTGGCTGATGGGCAACCTCAGCGGGGTGCGCTGGCCCGATGTCTGGCTGGCGGTGCCGATCGCGCTGATCGGCTGGATCATCTGCCGCTTTCATGCCCGCGCGCTGGATGCCTTTGCCTTTGGGGCGGATGCGGCGGCGGCGCTGGGGGTTCCGGTGCGCCGCGTGCAACTGGTGCTGATTGCGGCGGCGGCGCTGGTGACGGCGGTGATGGTGTCGATGGTCGGCTCCATCGGCTTTGTCGGGCTGGTGATCCCCCATGCCGCGCGCTTTCTGGTCGGGCCGTGCCATGGCAGGTTGCTGCCTGCCTCAGCGCTGATGGGGGCGGTGTTCCTGATCGTCGCCGATGTGGTGTCGCGCACCATCATCCCCGGTCAGGTGCTGCCCATTGGCGTGATCACCGCGCTGGCCGGGGCACCGGCCTTTGCGCTGATCCTGATCCGGGGGGGGCGTCGGCCATGA